TTAATCAAGTTGAAGAAAAGATACGCCATGATTTTCGTGGGAGTGTGAAGGTCGCAAGCGAATATTATATGCATTCAATATCAATGATGCTTGCTCTCAAATTTTTAAATGGTCAGAAATCTGTTTTGAAAAACATGATGAAAGACATGGGCGCAGATCATTATGAGATGTCATTAGGGTATATCGACTATGCGCGAAAAGGTATTTTAATAGCTGATGCAATATACGATGAACATGAGCTGCGTGAACTCATAACCTGGGTAAAGGAATTTCGTGCGGGTGGGAAAACACCACTCGGTGCAGAATTGGAATTTAGCAATATCGGAAAGAACGCGATAACAGCTTCTCCCGGCCAAGATCCGCATTATGACAGTTTTTATTATTTTGATGATTTTGATTTATCCCGGCGCTTATGGAAACTTGGCGGACATGTTGATTCTCATCGATATGTTACAAGCTCGCAAGACCGGCAACGCGGTTTTCTTGAATACGCATTTGGCCGGTACATGATTTTAGGAGACCTATCAAAGCCGGTGACACACGATCCTTGGATATTGGCACATTTGATCAGTGAGGGCATTGAATTTGCCTGTGTATCTCCACATAGTCTCCAGATATCAATACAAATAAACGCTCCCTCGGACTGCCTTGAACCTTCTAAAGAATCGCATCTGATATGCTTGTTGCTTCTGGGAGGTGATATTGGATATGATGAGCACGGACGATTAAGAGAAAAAAGGATTTTTTATAATGAAGTTGTTGATAATTTTGGCAACATAAACTTTTCGCATGAAAAAGTGCACAATTACAGTGAAGATGACGGAACAAAGAATTCTCATACAGTTATAGAATACGGTTTTCCGCGGCTTCGAGCAGATAATGATTACGAACCATTAATCGCAGCGTTAAAAGGCTATCAGATTGAAGCGAACCCAAGACCACTTAATCCGGTATCTGAAGAAAGAGGATTGTTGTCAATATCAATGGATGAAAAAGAGGATCTTATAAACTGGGCTCATTCGCCGTGGGCACTTTCAAAGGATGATATCAATGGGTTTTTAAGTATCGTTGAAAAAGGTCTTATGACCGAAGATAATGGCCGGCCAGCACATAGTAAAGAATATATAGCCTGCATATTACAGAAAATACACGATTTAATGGTTACAAAAAACGAATTCATTAAAAGTTCAAAATAATCAGTGTAAAAGGCGGAGGGTTTTATGGAGCTTTCTAACGTACTAAAGAAAAGAAAAAGTATCAGGTCATATATTCCTAAGCCTGTTGATAGGGATCTTATCTTAAGGTGTATTGATGCTGCGCACCTTGCGCCTTCAGCTTGTAATATACAACCATGGAAATTCATTATAGTCGATGATCCTGATATCAAAGAAAAACTTATAAACGAATCACTTTCAGGAGTACACTCATTTAATCAATTCGTGCAGAATGCGGGCGCATTGGTTGTTGTTGTCGCACGAAAAGATCTTTTAACCCATAAACTGTTTGCATCATTGCAGGGAACACAATTTTACTTGCTAGATATAGGCGCTGCATGTGAGAATTTTATACTTAAGGCAACTGAATTAGGCATTGGAACATGTTGGCTCGGGTGGTTTAATGAGAAAAAAACAAAGAAAATACTGCATATACCAAGAATGTTAAAAATCCCCTCAATTATTGCAGTTGGCCATTATGACGAAACAGAATATGAAAGCAAAGAACGTCAAAGAAAGAATATTAAAGAAGTGTATTCGTTTAACAGATATGAAAAAATACCGGGAGAATGATATATGCAAGCTGATGTTGGAAAACTAGGGAAAATTGTTGTTGCAAAATTTGAGCATGGTGAAGATTTTATTGGAGGTCTTGAAACACTTTCAAAAAAACATAAAATTAAGACCGGATTGGTGTTTTTTCTTGGTGCTTTAAAGGGTGCAGACATTGTTACCGGTCCGCAAAAAGCGGTAATACCGCCTGAGCCGAATTGGAATACCTTTAATGATGGTAGGGAAGTTTTCGGTTTTGGAACAATTTTTTATGAAAAAGGGAAACCAAAACTCCATCTTCATATGGGGGCAGGTAAAAAAAGTAAGACTTTGGTCGGCTGTATACGTAAAAATGCGAAGATATACCTTGTTATCGAGGCATTTATGTTAGAGATAAAGGGAATCAATGCGCGTAAAGAGCTCGATCCAAAAACAGGCTTAATTATGCTAAAAATATTATCGGCTAAATAAGTGAAAATAATCAAATATTTACTCATTATTATGGTGTGTCTACTGGGGGCGATATTTGTAAGTATCGCGTTGTCACCATATTGGATTAATCACCATTCTATCAACAAGCATATTCGAGCATATGTTGAAAATTATATTAATCGTGCGATACCTGGGTCAACTGTCACAATAGAAGGATATGAAACAGATGTATTCAATAGAACAATTTTTCATAATGTCACGGTCCTCATAAAACTGAACAAAAATAAAACGACTCGTGTAACATTTGACAAGCTGATTATCACTCATCCCATACAAAAGCTGCTGAATAAGGAAGTTATCGGTGAAGTATTGTATGGATCGTCATATCTCCATTATAAAGTGGCTATTGGGGATGATATCAGTGAGAAAAAAATATCATTTAAAACAAATTGGATTGATCTCGAAGAGCTTAAATACAAGTTTTTAAGGAAACTGTATCCTGAGATATTTAAATATATCGGATTCAAAGGGAAACTTCTTATTAATGGTGAATTTATATTTACGGATAAGAAAGCATCGGTGAACGGGATGGTTAAGTTATCTAGAGTTGATGTTGATTTACGTGCGCAGAACATAAAGTTTAAAGAGGTTAATGGTTATATACCGTTTCATGAAGATTTTACCGGGGAACTATCAATTGATCCGCACGTCGGAATAATAAGGATAAAAGAACTGTCGTACGGGAAATTAAAGCTGAAAGAATGTCGAGGGTTCCTAACTTACAATAATTTTAGTATAGAGTTAGATCCTTTGCAGTGTTCATTTTTTGGTTCTGAGCTAGATGGATATGCAAAGATTTGGTATGAAAAGAGTATTGTGTGTTATGATTGCACGGGTGTTTTTTATAAACTTGATTTCAGGCAAATAAAAGATATTGCCGGTAAAGAGAAATTTGATGCGTCAGGATACGGTGCAGGAGAAATTATTCTTTCAGGCAAAGGAAACTATGTAAAAAACATATCGCTTAAAATTGATGCTTTGCAGCCTGGAGGGACAATCAGTGCCGCGTTTCTTAAAAACATTTTAAATTATCTTCCAAAAGGTGATTTGCGGAATAAAGTTGATCTTGTGCTTGATAAAGAACATGATTTTCAGTTTACGAAAGCAATGCTACGATTTGCAAAAAAGAAAGATGTGTATCAGGCATACTTGTTTCTTGATGGGCAGCATTTGTT
The sequence above is a segment of the Candidatus Ancaeobacter aquaticus genome. Coding sequences within it:
- a CDS encoding gamma-glutamylcyclotransferase family protein translates to MEEKNNINLFAYGTLLSDFNLRIITSKEFSRKEAILLNYRKITPKDSYPFIVPKRGKVTTGALLFDVDPESLKAIDKYENVGTYYHRRKVKVQSDGELVDAEVYIGIVKNIKKVMGDGTDITDRIEDQLEVKINNLIKESKASEADNLFEENLSLRIKKELLGSAVETIIKAHYEWLNLPTFMIEKALHADNLPKLERIRGNAEVIPYSDNYIDFAVRHIVFNQVEEKIRHDFRGSVKVASEYYMHSISMMLALKFLNGQKSVLKNMMKDMGADHYEMSLGYIDYARKGILIADAIYDEHELRELITWVKEFRAGGKTPLGAELEFSNIGKNAITASPGQDPHYDSFYYFDDFDLSRRLWKLGGHVDSHRYVTSSQDRQRGFLEYAFGRYMILGDLSKPVTHDPWILAHLISEGIEFACVSPHSLQISIQINAPSDCLEPSKESHLICLLLLGGDIGYDEHGRLREKRIFYNEVVDNFGNINFSHEKVHNYSEDDGTKNSHTVIEYGFPRLRADNDYEPLIAALKGYQIEANPRPLNPVSEERGLLSISMDEKEDLINWAHSPWALSKDDINGFLSIVEKGLMTEDNGRPAHSKEYIACILQKIHDLMVTKNEFIKSSK
- a CDS encoding DNA-binding protein; this encodes MQADVGKLGKIVVAKFEHGEDFIGGLETLSKKHKIKTGLVFFLGALKGADIVTGPQKAVIPPEPNWNTFNDGREVFGFGTIFYEKGKPKLHLHMGAGKKSKTLVGCIRKNAKIYLVIEAFMLEIKGINARKELDPKTGLIMLKILSAK
- a CDS encoding nitroreductase family protein encodes the protein MELSNVLKKRKSIRSYIPKPVDRDLILRCIDAAHLAPSACNIQPWKFIIVDDPDIKEKLINESLSGVHSFNQFVQNAGALVVVVARKDLLTHKLFASLQGTQFYLLDIGAACENFILKATELGIGTCWLGWFNEKKTKKILHIPRMLKIPSIIAVGHYDETEYESKERQRKNIKEVYSFNRYEKIPGE